A stretch of the Bacillota bacterium genome encodes the following:
- a CDS encoding adenylosuccinate lyase — MIERYTLPAMGRIWEEENKLQKWLEIEILACEAWANLGKIPSAALEEIKAKARFDKNRIAEIEKVTRHDVLAFLTNVAEYVGDASKYIHMGMTSSDILDTTLAVQLREAADIILAKLERLLEVLAARAREHKYTLMVGRTHGIHGEPVTFGLKLALWYDETRRNIERMRQAREVISYGKISGAVGTFANIDPAVEEYVCAKLGLKPAPVSTQIIQRDRHAQYLTTLAVIAASLEKFATEIRNLQRTDILEVEEMFARGQKGSSAMPHKRNPITSERVTGLARVIRGNALAALENVALWHERDLTNSSTERIIIPDSCILLDYILTKFIEVIANLQVYPENMQKNLNKTLGMVFSQRVLLALVDKGVLREDAYAWVQRNAMETWRTGQPFKETILKDADIMAWLSPAEVDELFDYGYHLKNVDYIFKRAGLE; from the coding sequence TTGATTGAACGTTACACCCTCCCAGCCATGGGACGCATCTGGGAAGAAGAGAACAAACTGCAGAAGTGGTTGGAGATTGAAATACTGGCCTGCGAAGCATGGGCTAACCTGGGCAAAATTCCCTCAGCGGCGCTGGAAGAAATTAAGGCGAAAGCAAGATTTGACAAAAACCGGATCGCGGAGATTGAAAAGGTTACGCGCCATGATGTCCTGGCTTTTCTCACCAATGTGGCCGAGTACGTGGGGGACGCCTCCAAATACATTCATATGGGCATGACTTCTTCTGACATCCTGGACACGACTCTGGCGGTTCAGCTGCGGGAAGCGGCCGACATCATCCTGGCCAAACTGGAACGGCTTTTAGAGGTTCTGGCGGCACGCGCCCGGGAACACAAATACACCCTGATGGTTGGCCGCACCCACGGGATCCACGGTGAGCCCGTGACTTTTGGCTTGAAACTGGCCCTCTGGTATGATGAAACCCGGCGCAATATTGAACGGATGCGGCAGGCCCGGGAGGTAATCAGCTACGGTAAAATCTCCGGAGCGGTTGGCACCTTTGCCAACATCGACCCGGCCGTCGAAGAGTATGTTTGTGCGAAGCTGGGGTTAAAGCCGGCGCCGGTGTCGACACAGATTATCCAGCGCGACAGACACGCCCAGTATCTGACTACCCTGGCCGTTATTGCTGCTTCGCTGGAAAAGTTTGCGACGGAGATTCGCAACCTGCAGCGAACGGACATCCTCGAAGTTGAGGAGATGTTTGCTCGGGGGCAGAAGGGTTCCTCGGCCATGCCGCACAAGCGGAACCCCATTACCTCAGAGAGGGTGACAGGATTGGCCCGGGTGATTCGGGGTAACGCCCTGGCTGCCCTGGAAAACGTCGCCCTGTGGCATGAACGCGACCTGACCAATTCTTCCACGGAGCGGATCATCATCCCGGACAGTTGTATTCTGCTCGATTACATTCTGACCAAATTCATAGAGGTTATCGCTAACCTGCAGGTTTATCCCGAAAACATGCAGAAGAACCTTAATAAAACCCTGGGTATGGTCTTTTCGCAGCGAGTGCTGCTGGCTTTGGTGGACAAAGGGGTGCTGCGGGAGGACGCGTACGCCTGGGTGCAGCGCAACGCCATGGAGACGTGGCGAACCGGCCAGCCGTTCAAGGAGACGATCCTCAAGGATGCGGACATCATGGCATGGCTCTCACCAGCGGAAGTGGA